CGTGCCCGCCACCGACACTGGCACCGGTTCCCTGCTATCTATTGGAAGTGGCACCCTCCCGGCCACTGGCGATGGCACCATGGCTGCCTAGGGCGCCAGTCTTTCCCCCACTAATCATGGCTCATCCCTACACCACAATCAACGTGAAATCCCATGTCCCCTTCACATTGGAGCTGACCTCCAATTACTTGAAGTGGGCGTTCTTCTTCAAATCGCTGTGAGGGAAGTCCGGCCTTCACTCGCACATCAGCAGCTCCGCCCCTCCTCAACCCAATGACCCCTAGTGAGACACCACACGCCATCTTCCTCGTCAATGAGTTCAACTCCATGGTGCAAGGTGACTCCACCATCTCGGCATACTGCTAGCGCCTGAAGACCAAGGCTGCCACTCTTTGCAATGTTGGTCATCATGTGCAGGACTCGTAGCTTGTCCTCACCCTACTGCGCGGCCTCAACCCTTGCTTCTCCAACACTGCCGACAACATCACCAACTCTGTCGTTCTTCCCACATTTGCTAGAGCCCACGGCATGCTGGTTCTTAAGGAGCTTCGCTTGGCCAATGACAAGAAGACCATTGCCAACACCACCCTCCTCGCTACAGTCAGCTCTATCTACACCAGCCCGGGCGGGTGCTGCTCCACCACTGTTGGTGCCTCCTCTAGCGGCCACAGCAGTCACTCCGATGGCTATAGCAGCGGCACCAGCGGTGGGAACAACGGCGGGCACAACAGCGGTGGTGGCAGCAAGGGCAAGGGCAAGCGGGGCTGGAACGGTGGCCCTACCCAGTCGTGCAGTGGCACTGCTAGTACTCCCCAGTAGGCCAGCCCCATGGGTCCATAGTTCTGCTACAACCCCTGGGTGCCCCAAGGCCTTCCTTCAGTGCAGCAGGGCTGGCGTCCTAGGGTTCTCGGCACACCTCAGGCTCACGCAGTCTTCGCATCAGTGCAGCCTCCTACGACCTTCACGCCGCTCTAGGTCTCCCAGCCGGCTCCTATGTGGAACTAGGCTGGTCTCGTCGTCGCGCTCAACCAGATGAATATCCTAGAGCAACCTCCCTGGGTGTTGGACTATGGTGCCTCATCTCATATGAGCTCCTCAGATGGTATACTCTTTTCTCACCAACCTTCCTCTCATTCCTTCATTACCATTGTCAATGGTCAAACCCTTCCCATCACATGTCATGGTGAGTCTACCCTTCAAACCCCCATGTCAAATTTTCATCTTAACAATGTTTTAGTTGTTCCCACTCTAGTGCACAACCTTCTTTCAGTTCATCAGTTCACTAGGGACAACAATTGCTCTATTGAATTTGACGCTTTTGGTCTTTTTGTCAAGGGTATCCCGATCAGGCGCGTGATGCTTCGCTGCAATAGTGCTGGCGATCTTTACACCATCCCCGCTGCACCTTCCGCTCCGCACGCTAGCCTCGCCATCTCCACCGACCTCTGGCATGACCATCTTGGTCATCCCAGCTCCACCACCATCGACATCCTTCGTCATAGTGCATCTATCAGTTGTAATAAAGTAGAGCATTCTCCTTGTCATTCGTGTCAACTTGGCAAACATGTGCGGCTTCCCTTTTCAAATTCTAGTTCATTGAGCTCTATGATGTTTGAACTTGTTCATTGTGACGTGTGGACATCCCCTGTTGCCAGTATCTTGGGCTATCAATATTGCCTCGTTTCGCACAATGATTTTACAACATGTCCAAATACAACGTATACAGGACTAGACTATACATGTCTAATAGCAGTGCACAGAGTTAACTATATAttttctccttccactaaatCCACTTCTCATCATGATTCCAATGTAATTGAGTAATTCCCAGCATATCTCAGCTGATGACATACAAACAATATCAATATACGAGACAGTGAGACAACTAAACTAAGACACAGTTGCAtaagttcctgatgtagaacatACGTACTTCATTTCTTCCTTACAAAGACATAAACAATAAAGACTACTGGAATGTAAAATTAAGATTCTTTATGTTATTCATAGCTTCACTCCTCTTGCTTTTGCATTTGGAGCATTTAACACTAAGACTCTACCTCGAGGATATCTATGCTTATATGTTTCTCATAGTTTTTACTTTTCTTTCTGGTAACTGAGTTTCCTTTTCTTTCTGCATCCAGTCCATGAGAAAACTTTGCAGCCGGATGGGCACATGGGCACGCCATAAGTCGACGCAGTGAGTGAGTACACCTAGAAAGTTCCCAATCTTCTGACCCTGTCCTCGAAGCAGCTTCCTATTTGTAGGCCCCCCCAAAGTTCTCTGTGCTCTCATGCTTGTTCTCCGTGTGTTTATGCTTGGCTTCTCAACATGAATTCGTGCAGCCCCATGTTTAGACCTCCAAATCATTTGGTATACGGACACTTCACCATTGTGGCAGAAGTAATCTACGGCCTTTTCTACCATAATCTCTTCCAGTTGCTCCAAGGAGATGTCCCTATGCAAGACATGTTGCTGACCGCCAACTATCTCAACTGCTTCAGAACTTTTATTCACTGGTAGCATGTCTTCAGAAGAGCCATGGGGTGCAAAAGCAACTCCAGCTTTCAGATATGGAGAACTTTGCAGAGACATCGTGCCTTCAGACAGTGAGGTCTTTCCCTTGCTGTAAACTGAATGTGAGACCTGCCACTGCAAATTAAATGTAATTAATGGTTCTAGCGGAACATCTGATAATCCTGCCATGTTTAGGTTGCTAAAATGTGGAACCTCATGGTGTTGCTGCTGCTTGCAACATAACGGGTTCGGGCGAAACCATTGAGATGCTAAGTTCTGAAGATTGTACAAATGTTCTCTGTGGTATGAATAAGAAAATGGCACCCATGAGAAGTCTTGAGTAGGTAGTTGAGTAAGTTCGTTGGTAATTTTTTCAACTATAAATTTGACATGAGGGGCAAACAACTGCAAACTCCTAACTGCAATCCCAACTATGTTTGTACTCTCTGAAAGCTGTACTATCATACTAAAGAAGATATTACCCTCTATTGTACCATCTTTCTTGATAAATATTAGAACAACCTCTGTTCCTTGCTCTGCAGTACTAAATGGGATCAACCATAGTTGACACAAAGGCTGTTGGCTTCCTCGAACAATTTTATGGTGAATTTCCTTGCCTGCAAAAAGATTCTTGATAAGGGGGCCATAGGGCATGACGTGACAAAGTGGTGTGCCGCCAAGCTCTATGAATCTCAGGAATTCACTAGCACCATCTGCATACCACTCAAATCGTTTAACAACTGATGGGTTCAACTCAACGTTGTTGCGGTTAAAGATGGAGAAAACAAATGACTTGGTAGCATGTCCAATCCGTTTAGGAATGGAGGAATTCTTTACCTCCTGTTCCATATGTTCTTCTTCGAGGATTCTCTGCTTACATTTGTGCAGTTTCTCATCACACTCTTGTGCAGCACGCTTCAGCTTCTTTTGCCAGCGCAACATGGATGTATCAGTGATCTGCCATTTATTAGACATCTCAAGAGCAGCTTCCAGCCTGATGTGTGCCATCTCTAGCCTCTCTATGTTTCTGATTCCATTTGTTTCCTTTTTGTCCTCATATTTTTTAGCCAGGCCAGATAGTATTTGGCTCAATGACTCCTGGATAACAACAGAACTGACCATCTCCACCATTGGGATTCAAGCTTCTGTAGCACTCCTTCCCTggtaagaaaaaatatatatagcaAGTGAGCATAAGAGATTATATATGTGAACATGGATATGAAGCAAAGATTAGGTAAGTGTGGATGCAAGAATCTACCTCTACCAAATTGTATGAAAACTGTGGACAGCTTTCCTGGGTACAATGAGAGAGATTCTGGATGTTATATTTGAACTGTGGAGTAAAATATGGTGAGAACTTTAGAAGATAATAGAGTGGCTAAGCCATGGGAGAAACAAAAAGAGGCACACAGTTCACAAACATAGAGGAGTCGTTCTTATAgaaatttctgataattttgtaGCAAAAAGAGGTAGACAGGTCATTAATATGAAGGCACCACTCCCCCCAATGATAGGCAGTACAACATCGACATTTATGGGTCCGATAGCAAGGTGTGTGGAAAGAAATGGTCTTCACAGGGGTAGAACTCGAGAAGGATTATTTGAATAAATTTGTATTTCAACATGATTGGCGAGCATGAATTAAGTGGTCAAAACTTAAAGAGGGCCCCTTTGGATGTCATAGTTTCAAAAAACACTGATTGCCAGAAAGTGTAGCCTTAGAAACCAGAGGTGTTAAAAACCATGGCTTGGAGAAAAGGTCAGACTAGGAATGTTAAATCAAACTGCAGGACAGGGATTAATTGATGATAGTGAGGGGTGTGGAAAAAATGTTCCACAAGGGTATAATGCTTACCCAGTCCTAGATGCTTGATGCTGTGTAATTTGGCTAAGCAGATTGTTGTTAGCAAAAAGGACTACACTACATCTGATGCATCAAACTGCAGTCGAGGGATTGAATGTTGGGCACTATATATAGGAACTAGTATATGTATCTGTATATGGCAGGCTACGTATCCAGTAATTGTTTTTCCACAAAATATAGGAACTGATATCATGGTAGTGTTGTTTTAGAAACCGGAGGTGTGAAAGACCGCGGCTTAGAAAAAACCCCATCATGGAGTTTTTAAAATTCCAAAAACATGTTGGTTTTGTAATACCATAGTTTCAAAAAATGAAGCTAAGATTTGTTGCATCCATTGCAtcattgttttccaaaaccaaattatttttgaaaactgtAGTATTTTATCAAAACTATAAAAAAAAttgtatccaaacagggcctaagttgtGTGAGAAATTATTAGGAGCGTGGTCCTATAACTTTCTGATTAGAGAGGAAAGTGACATCGAGACCTTTCATCAATGTAGCACTTCATGAGGAACTCATAAGTCAGAAAAGTCTCCAGCTTCACGACATGATTGATTGACACCTTGAAAGTGCCACTTCCTTTGCTGGCAATTTGTTTTTTGATAAAGCAAATATACAAATCTCTGTAAACTTATGGCATGAGCTAGTCGGACTAGGATCAACCTAGGGATGTTAAAATTAAATGAAACTGCAGGCCAGGGATTAATCGATTACAGTGAGGAGTGTGGAAGGTCCAGGGTAAGCAATGTTTACCCGGTCTTCATTGCTTGATGTTATGCATAATTTTGGCTTAATAGATTGTTGTTACACCTCTGGCCGGAATGTGCAGCTTTAGAAACCAGAGGTGTGAAAAACAATGGCTTGAAGAAAAGGTCAGACTAGGGATGTTAAATCAAACTGCCGGTCTGGGATTAATTGATAATAGTGAGGGGTGTGGAAAAATTTGTCTCCACAAGGGTATTAATGCTTACCCAGTACTAGTTGCTTGATGCTGTGTATTTCGGCTAAACAGATTGTTGTTAGGAAAATGGACTACACTATATCTGATGCATCAAACTGCAGACGAGGGATTGAATGGTGGGCACTATATATAGGAACTGG
Above is a genomic segment from Miscanthus floridulus cultivar M001 chromosome 3, ASM1932011v1, whole genome shotgun sequence containing:
- the LOC136545624 gene encoding uncharacterized protein translates to MVEMVSSVVIQESLSQILSGLAKKYEDKKETNGIRNIERLEMAHIRLEAALEMSNKWQITDTSMLRWQKKLKRAAQECDEKLHKCKQRILEEEHMEQEVKNSSIPKRIGHATKSFVFSIFNRNNVELNPSVVKRFEWYADGASEFLRFIELGGTPLCHVMPYGPLIKNLFAGKEIHHKIVRGSQQPLCQLWLIPFSTAEQGTEVVLIFIKKDGTIEGNIFFSMIVQLSESTNIVGIAVRSLQLFAPHVKFIVEKITNELTQLPTQDFSWVPFSYSYHREHLYNLQNLASQWFRPNPLCCKQQQHHEVPHFSNLNMAGLSDVPLEPLITFNLQWQVSHSVYSKGKTSLSEGTMSLQSSPYLKAGVAFAPHGSSEDMLPVNKSSEAVEIVGGQQHVLHRDISLEQLEEIMVEKAVDYFCHNGEVSVYQMIWRSKHGAARIHVEKPSINTRRTSMRAQRTLGGPTNRKLLRGQGQKIGNFLGVLTHCVDLWRAHVPIRLQSFLMDWMQKEKETQLPERKVKTMRNI